AGAATGAGTGACGCTATTGTCGTCTTCATGACTGCGGGGAACGCTGACGAAGCGCGCCGCATTGCGAATGAGCTGGTAGAGCGGCAACTCGCGGCTTGTGTACAAATCCTTCCGGAAATTGAATCCGTTTATCGCTGGAATGGTGAGGTGCAGCGCGAAACAGAGATCCTGATGCTTGCCAAGACAACTGCCGCGCAGTTTGATGATTTAGAAAGGGCGGTGCGCGAGATTCACAGTTACGACACGCCTGAGATCGTCGCCGTTCCGATGGCGCACGTCTCAGCACCGTATCGCGCCTGGCTGGCCGACAATGTAGGCGGCTAACGGACGGTTCGCACGCTTGGCGTGCTGCATGCCGGAGGCATGCGTACCACAGCTCCAGATGCTCAGCACGCCGGAGGCGTGCGTACCTACTGCATCTTGTCGATCTTGCTCTTGCTGTCCGAAACGATCTTCACAATCTCTTCCGGTGAATCGGTAACGTGCAGACGCCGAAAGTCTTCATCCACGATCTTCCGCTCGCTTAACATCGGGCCCTTTAACCAATCCAACATCGGTCGCCAGTACTCTGAGCCATAGAGCACGACCGGAAAGTGGTGAATCTTACGTGTTTGAATCAGCGTTAGGGCTTCGAACAACTCGTCGAGTGTGCCGAACCCGCCGGGGAAGATGACGAACGCGTCGCTGTACTTCACGAACATCATCTTGCGCACAAAGAAGTACTTGAATTTCAGTGACAACGTGAGGTAGTCGTTCGACTTCTGTTCATGGGGAAGCTCGATGTTACAGCCCACCGAAGTGCCGCCGGCTTCCAGGGCGCCCTTGTTGGCGGCTTCCATGATTCCCGGCCCACCGCCGGTGATTACCGCAAAACCCGCGCGCACGAAAAGAGCAGCCGTTTCCTGGGCCGCGGCGTAGGCGGGATCGTCGCGCGAGGTACGCGCCGACCCGAAAATCGAAACGCCGTTCGTAATCGGCGCAAGGTCTTCGAAACCCTGAACAAACTCGCCCATGATGCGAAACACGCGCCAGGTGTCGGTATGCAGGAACTCATCGGGCCGCGGCGTTTCAAGCAGACGTTCGTCATGAGTGCCGCCCGGAATGTCTCTGTAGTCGTCGTGTGCCATGTTCTACAGTCCCATAATGTTGTAGCCACAATCGACGTAGATTGTTTCCCCCGTGATGCCCGAGGAGAGGGAACTGCACAGGAACAGCGCCGTGTTGCCGACTTCGCGAACTTCGACGTTGCGCTTCATCGGTGCGCGTTCCGCGTGGTGCTTCAACATTGTGCTCAGCCTCGCAACGCCGCGGGCGGACAGTGTTTGAATCGGCCCCGCACTGACAGCATTCACGCGGATGTTCTTCGGACCGAGGTCGCTGGCGAGATAGCGCACGCTTGATTCCAACGCGGCTTTCGCCACGCCCATCACGTTGTAGCCCTGATAAACCTTCTCAGCGCCGTGAAAGCTCATCGTCACGATGCTCCCACCTTCGGTCATCAAGGGCGCCGCGGCGCGCGCCAGTTGCGTCAGCGAATAGGCGCTGATTTCCATCGCCATCAGAAAGCCATCGCGATCGACCTTCATGAATTCACCTTCCAGCGCTTCACGCGGTGCAAAGGCGATGCTGTGAATTACGAAATCGAGCCGCCCGAATTCTTCGCCGAGACGTTGAAAAGTTGCATCGATCTCTTCCTGCTTGGTTACATCGCACGAAAACAGGGGAGCGTCGGGCATCTCAGCTTTAGTCAGACTCTCAACGTTGTCTTTTAGCCGCTCGCCTTGATACGCAAACGCGAGTTTTGCGCCGGCTTCGTGCAGCGCCTGCGCCGTCGCCCACGCGATCGAGCGTTTGTTGGCCACGCCGAAAATAATTCCTTGTTTGTTTTGCAGCATGATGAGTTTAGTGACTTCTGTCTTCGATTTGACCTTTCAGTTCAGTGGTACGGTTCTTGGTGACGTCTGCGAGGCAAAAGGCATAAATCATTGGCCGGATGCTGCCCCCTTTGTACATATCGCCAACGAATTCACAGTTGGCATCTCGATATTTCAGCCACGCTGTCTGGGCCACCTTGAGCTGTACCTTACCGTCTGCGTCCAGCATCGCGACCAGTTTGCGGTAGACCTGGTTCAATTCGCCGTCAGCCGCTTTGTATGCGTTACCGGCACACTGATTCATTTCAAGCTGCGACTGGGCATTTGGACAAGGATCGTCCTTCGGCTTTTGCCCGGCGATGGAAATGCTCGACAGTAAGAGCGCCAGAATAAGAATGAACGGTCTCTTAATTGATCTCGTCATGTAAGCCTCTAATCACCTGAAGTCATGATCAGTTTGCCTTCAAACTGTTCCTTTAGCCGGTTATAACGCACTTCCCATTTATCGTACGAACCGCCGCGGCCGCGATAATCGATCTCGTATTTCCAGTAACCCGGCCGCACCGGCTTGCCGCTGAATAAGTAATCCGCCCAAGGGCTGACTTTCGTCGTGCGTTTCGTGCCGTCAAAGACTTCCAGACTGATCGGATATTGAATTACGCGATCCTGTTTCTCGCTGTAACCAATCAGCGTGGTTTCCAATCCCATGCACGCGAGGGCATCGAACAGTGCGAACTCAAGTACCTTTCCGTCGCCGTTGTAGTCCCGCAACCAAATCAGGCTTGGTTTTGCTTCGGCGCCTCTCTTAACTCTGGCTGGGACCCGGTAATAATAACCTTTGCGGATTGCATAAGGCAGGTCAAAACTATCTTCTTCGCTTTGAGCGGCGGAAATTTTCAAAGTGTTGATGACACGGCGCGTTGCCGAATCGATCAATGACACGCGGGTCGAGCCGGAATAGTGGCTTCCCCGGGTTTGTTCAGGACACGAGTACATCTCGTCGGGAGGATAGTTGGTTGGGTTCTTACGCGGGTTCAGCATCCACAGCACAAGCATGCGGTTTGCGCGAGCACTCGAAGGCAGCATCCGTGTTTCGACAACCGTGGCGTCCTTGGGAAGTCCCTGAAGGTTGGCTTGCGCGAATCCCACAGCGGCCAAAGAAAAAACCCAGGCCATGCAGATCAATCGTCGGAGGATTTTCATTCGCATCGAACTGCCGCACGTATTCGCGGGCCTGGGTTCACTTTTCGTTGTCAGTGTTTAAAGTGCCTAATCCCCGTGAAGACCATCGCCAGGTTGTGTTCATTCGCTGCGGCGATGACTTCCTCATCACGCACTGAGCCGCCGGGCTGAATCACCGCCGTGATGCCGTGCTTTGCGGCTTCGTCTAAGCCGTCACGAAAGGGAAAGAATGCGTCCGAGGCCAGCACCGATCCCGCAACCTGCAGTTGGGCCCGCATCGCTCCGATCTTCACAGAGTCAACACGTGACATCTGGCCCGCGCCGACGCCGACGGTTTGCCGGTCGCGCGCGTAGACGATCGCGTTCGATTTGGTGTGCTTGCACACAGTCCAGGCGAACAACAGGTCTGCGATTTCTTTTTCAGTCGGCTCGCGTTTGGTAACGAACTTCAAGTCTTCACGCGCCAATCGATGAGTGTCGCGTGTTTGCACCAGCATGCCACCGGAGATCTGTTTGTATTCGAAGCCTTCGGAAGTTTTAGCGGCGCCGGCACGCAGCACGCGCAGGTTCTTTTTCGCGGTCAACACTTCCAGCGCTGCCTCATCGAAATCCGGCGCAATGACTACTTCAACGAAGATCTCGACGACGGCGCGCGCAGCAGCGACGTCAAGGGTGCGATTGAAGGCGACGATTCCTCCAAATGCTGAAACGGGATCGCAAGCGAGTGCGCGCCGATAGGCCTCTTCCGCGGCTGCGCCAGTCGCGGCGCCGGCGGGATTCGTATGCTTGATAATTGCGCACGCCGTGTCATCAAAATCACATACGAGCTGCCACGCCGCGTCTGCATCAACGTAGTTGTTGAAGGACATCTCCTTCCCGCCCAGTTGTTCCGCCGCAGCCACACCGTCCTGTTCCCCCGCACCACCGCGGACGCCCAGGTCGTACAACGCCGCGGCCTGATGCGGATTCTCGCCATAGCGCAGGTTAGAAACCTTATTGAGTGAAAGCTGCTCATGCTCAGCGAACTCCTCATCTTCGGCCGCTTCGAACTGGTCCCCATGCAGCGACTTCATCGTGCTCGAGAACAAGTTCATGTACGTCGACATCTTGTCGAGGATTTCCGGCACGGGTGGGAACATCTGCGAGCTTTTCGCGCCGGCGAGATTTGCGCTGAGATACGGAAAAATCGCGGAGTCATAAAAGGCCGTGCGCATGAATGCGAGCCGGGCCAGTGCTTCGCGGGTGGCGAGCGTCAACGCCCCTTCGTCCAGAATTAGTTCCGTGCGGATTTGGCGATACAGCTCCGGCGCTGTCACCACGGCGACATCGTGATAGTTCTTCGCCGCCGAACGAATCAAAGCGGGTCCCCCGATGTCGATTTGTTCGATGGCCTCGGCGAGAGTGATGTCTTCGCGGGCGACGGTCTGTTCGAACGGATAGAGATTGATGACGACCATGTCGATCGGTCCGATGCCGTGCTGTTCCATCGCCGTCACGTGCTCTGGATTATCGCGAACGCCGAGAAGCGCCCCATGTATTTTCGGATGCAGCGTCTTGACTCGCCCGTCCATCATCTCGGGAAAACCGGTGATGTCGGCGACGTCGATAACGTCGATGCCTGCTTCACGCAAGGCTTTCGCCGTGCCGCCGGTGCTGAGGATCTCAACGCCGAAACTTTTCAGCTCCTGCGCGAAATCGACGATTCCCGTCTTGTCGGAAACACTTATCAGCGCGCGACGAATCTTGCGCAAGCCTGCGTCAGTTTTTTCAGTCATCGTAGAGTTTGAAGAGAGCGATATCTTCACTTAAGGGCGGGAACATCGCAAGTCAGCTTCGCGGTTTCAGCGCTTCACGCGGGCGCTCGACGAAAAACTTGTGCGTTCGCGAATAACCGAGTGGAGTGAATTGATACTCCAGGCCTGGCGGCATGCTGAGAGAGAACGTGTGCCGCCGCCCGTCGTTTGCTTTCTCGTTCAGGTAAAATCCGATCAGATATTGGCTTTTCAAATCCGCCTCGATAGCTTCAAAGATCGGCGTCAGATCGACGGTTGTGCGCCGCGCCAACGGCGAGTCGTTAGCGAGAAAGTACTTGCCTCCGGTCTTTTCCGCGAGGTCGCGAAAACCGCTGGCCGCACGCCGCACGGCCAGACGCCCGTCGCGTGGCTCGAAGAGCGGCAGATGAATGATGTAGAACGAAACGCGGTCTGCGCGCGCTGCGCTGATCACTGAGTCAGGCTTTGCGCGGCTAAAATTGTCTAAACCGTCGCTGATGAGAATTACGATTCGCCGCTCACTGCGGATGGGCGGCAAGGTTTTGAACATTTGAACGGCGTGGGCCGCCGCGTCGAAGATTGCAGTTGGTTGATTGTCATGAGCGCGAACGTCGAAGGCACCCAGCGCCGAGCTAACATCGCGGACAAAGGGCGCGGCCACGGCCGGGCGGTGAGAGAAGTGCAGAACGGCAATGCTGGAAAGACTGTTGAAGCGCCGATACAGACCGGCGGCCGCGTCACGTTGCTTGCTGATAATGTCGCGCACACTCCCAGATTGATCCAACGCGAACACCATCGCGACTCGATCGACGCCCGGCGAAAAATACAGGCCGCTCGTGACTGCATCGGGATCCTTCAAAGAGAGATCCTTTTCAGTGAGGCCGTCAGGCCTATTTCCGTTCTTGTCGCGAACGCGCGCAGGAAACAGAAGCAGGTCCGTCGTCACCCGCAGGACTTCATCGTCTTTCGGTGGTATTTCCTGGGCGACGACCGATGCGGCAGACGCACTGAAGCAGACAAACAGAATTAAGCAGGAAATAAGATGGGTGCCGCGAGCGCAGAAGGGAAACACTCGCTGGAAAAACCTGAGTGGTGACATCCGCAGCCAGCTAAAACAGAAAACGGCCGAATAGCAGGATGCTGATGATGATCAGGACTGTGATGACTATGAGCTTGACCAGCGTCATCGCTAAACCTCGTACGGCAGGAGTTTAGTTAACGTCGATTCGAAGTGTCAATAGGGTCACCGCTGTCTGCGGGGATTTCACAAGACTTACAGGCCTGCGGAACTCTGTGGTTCTCTGTGTGATTCTGTGCCTTTGTGGTGAGGTTTCTAAGCAAATTCCACCACAGAGGACCACTGAGTTCCCACAGAGGACCTTTCTCCAAAGTACTCCTAGTCCCAGTTCTTAACGACATTATCGACGACGTAGGCCCCACGTTCGAAGATCTTTGCCAGGCCAATGCGGCCAAGATAATTGCCCACCAGCGCGATATTTGACGGAGGATTGGGGAGCTTCATCAGCGTCCGTTCCAGATCAACTGAGTAGTGCGGTAGAGCGTTTGGCCAACGCTTGATGTGAACTGCGAGCGGTCTGTCCTCTTGTTGATAGAACCCGGTGCGGTCGGCGAGGATCGTTTTGGTTAACTCTTCATCGTCAAGATTTACGGCGTCGGGATCCAGCGCGCCGCCATAGATCCATGTCTCGCTGTGCGCCGGGCCACGGCCTTCGAAGATGCAATCGTTGAAAAGCACTCCGCGTGCGCGAAAGTTCTGATCGAGAGGAAACAGACAACCAAAACCTTTCAGCGTCGCGGCTTCTTGACGGAAGAAGCAGGTCGCCGTCACCAGCGAAAGCATTTCGATTCGCGCGAGCTCTTGCGCGAGACGGGGCGATGCTTTCGCGAGGTAAGCTGCCGCCGCGCTTGCCGAAAGACAAACCACCGTCGGGTCGCTGTCATTGAACGGAACAGTTTCTGAGAAATTGATCTCGGCGCCCCGCTGACGCAGGTAATCAACGAGGCCGTCGATCAATTGCTGCATTCCGTTAGGCGGCGCGACGGTGCCCCGCGTCCTGGCCTTCTGCGGACGATACGTCTGCAAATGGTCTGGCAGGTTAGCGCGACCGAAGATCAAACTGGCGCTCAAGCGATCTGGATCGCCTGCGTAAATTCCGCCGAGTGCTGGAATCAACAGATATTCAGTTGCGCCTTTGCCAGGCACGCGCGCGCCCCAGGCGGCGATCGTTTCGAAAGGTTGCGGCCGAAGTTTCGCGGCGTTGCCGATCAATCCAACCGGAATCCGCAACGCTTCGGCGAAGCTCAGAGGCATCTGTCGTGGTTTGCCGCGAAAGATGAAGCGCTTTCGGCCGTTAGGACGCGTCGGCAGGAGTGGCACCCCGATGTCGGCGCACATCGCTTCCAGGCGCGCCGAGTTCAGAATACCGTTCGCGGCCGTCTCAACCAGCCCATGCTCGGTGCGATTGGTGCGAATCAACCCGCCGGCGCGCGCGGTCTTCTCAACGACGCGGACTTCGCGGCCTGCTTTCGTCAGAAGGTAAGCCGTCGTTAGCCCGGAAAATCCTGCGCCGACAACAGTGATAGGTTTCACGGTGATTCAGGAAAGTTAGACGGCTTGCGAAAAAGTGCGTGCCTGGGGCTGTTGCCGTCGCAGACGATAATCGAAAAACATGCACGCGTTGCGGAGAAACGGCCGCCCTTGCTCGGTGAGCCTAAGCCGGTCGCCGTGAACGTCAACCAGTCCGTCGCTGATGAGCGATGAGAGGAATTGTCTTGCGTCATCAGGCTGTCGCTCGCGCAGTTCGACTTCAAAGCGAGTCATGAATTCCAGAATCTGCTCGCGCAGTTCGCGATCCTCTTCCGAAAGCAAATGTCCACGGAATGTAGGAATCTCGCCTTGCGAGACGCGCCGCTCATAAACCGGAAAAGCTTTTTCGTTCTGATGAAAGCAAGTGGGCGCTTCTGAAATTGCGCTTACACCGAGGCCTAGCAGCACATCGGTGCGCCTCTCTGTGTAGCCCTGAAAATTGCGATGCAGAGTGCCTTCGCGTTGAGCTTGGGCCATGCCGTCGTGCGGCAATGCGAAGTGATCCATGCCAATTTCAGCGTAACCGGCAGTCTGGAGTTTCGCGCGCGCCATCTCGTAAAGCGCTCGTTTGTCAGCGGCCCTGGGAATGTCTTCGTCGGTGTAGCTTCGCTGCGCAGGCTTAATCCAGGGCACGAGCGCAAAGCTGTAGAGTGCGATTCGATCGGGACGCAAATCGATCGTCTTGTCCACGCTCTCTGAAAACCGCTCGATAGTCTGTTTCGGCAGGCCGTAAATCAAATCGTAGTTGATTGACGTGTAGCCGAGTTCGCGCGCAACGTCCGTGCAGGTCTTCGTCACTTCGTAAGGCTGATGGCGATTTACGATGCGTTGGACCTCCGGATCGAAGTCCTGCACGCCGATCGAGACGCGTGTGAACCCAAGCTCGCGCAGCGTTTTCAAATGTTCGCGCGTGGTGTGGCCCGGATGAACTTCGACCGAGGCTTCAAACCGATCCGGATCGATCGTCGTCTCAGCCAAGATCGGTTTTAGAATTTGCCGCAGACTCTCAGGCGCGAAAAACGTCGGCGTGCCGCCGCCCAGATGAATGCCGAGCAACGAGCGTTCGCGCAACTTCGGGACGCGGTTACGATAGAGATTCCATTCAGTCAGTAACAATTCCTGGTAGCCGATTTCGCGCTGGTGATTGCGCGTGATGACGGTATTGCATGCGCAGAATGTGCAGAGGGTTTCACAGAACGGAAGGTGAAGATAAAGGGACCAGGACGCTTGCTCGTCTGCGAAAGCTGAAGAGAGTTCCGTCAGCCACTCCTCAGTCGTCGGCGTGTCGCTCCAGAAGGGAACGGTCGGATAGCTTGTATAGCGCGGCGCCGGGACGTCGTACTTGGCAAAAAGATCGTTCACTGCAGGACCTCTCTAACAGTATTAACAAAGTGTCGCACATTCTCTTCCGGAGTTTTCGGCAGGACACCGTGACCGAGTCCGCAAATCCAGCCCGTGCGATCGTGCGTCAATAATGGCTGGAGAAACTGTTCAAGACTTCGCTTGAAATCATCCCGGCTCGTCAATAGGAGATTCTGATCGAAGTTGCCCTGAATGAAACCGTGCGGAAATTGTTCAAAGGCATCGCGCAAATCCCAATTGTGATCGACACCGATGCCGGCCCAGCCGCCATTCGTGAACAGCGCATGATCGAGATGCTCGCGAGTGGTGTTTTTCGAGTAGTAACCAAGTCTGTCCGGAAAACGCTGCGTAAGCCGCTCGAGCTGCGGCACGACTTCAGCCTTGAAAACGTCGGATCCAAGTTCGCCCGCGGCCGTGTCAAAAATCATCACCAGCTCGGCTCCATTCGCTAACTGTAGTTCGATGTTCTTAATCAATAACGGAACCAGCGTCTGGCAGAACTTCTCAAACAATTGCAATTCTTGTTTCGCGCGCACGACGTTCTTATGCGTTCCTTCAACAGCGTAAACAAACAGCGTCCAGGGTCCACCGACAAAGCCGATCAAACTCTTGTCATGGGGCAACAACTGTCGCGTTGCGCGCATGGCGTCGCCCTGGAAGAGAAGGCTTGGCCCTGCCTCATCGACCGCGCGTAGCTTCCCGAATGTCTGCGGCGTCAATTTCCAGCCGAGTTGTGGGCCGGCATCCGTGTACTGCAAGCCCATCCCGAGCGCTTCCAGGGGGAACAGCAGATCGCTAAAGAGAATCGCCGCGTCAAAATCAAAGTCCATCACCGGACCGAGGGCTACGTGAGCTGCCAACTCAGGCTGCTTACAGAGATCCATAAACGAAAACTGTCGTCGCAGATCCTGATAGTGGCGGTGATAACGTCCGGCCTGGCGCATGAGCCAGATGGGCGGCGAGGCCTGCGGCACTCGGGCTAGCGCGTTATGAAAGCGGCTGTTGCCGAGTTGGAGTGCGCCGGGTCCGACGGGCTGACTCTCATTCATACCTCGCTTCAGCGAGGTGTCTTGGCCTGTAGTTGCGGTATCGAGCCGATTCAACGGCGTATCGGAAAACCGTTCAAACGGTTCCAGACACTTCCGTCGGGCGTTTTCATCTCGCTGAAGCGAGGTGTGAATGAGAGTTCCGGTCATCCGAATGCCTCTTTGTTCATTCCGATCAACCACCCACTATCCCGACTGGTCGGGGTTCTGACTGTGCATTCCATTGGTACCCGACGCCACGAACTGAGCGAATAAATTCACTTTTTTCATCGCCCAAAGACTGCCGCAGGTGAACGATCATGTTATCTACCGTTCGTTGATTCCCCAGTTTGTCTTCACCCCAAAGCTTGTCGATGATTTCGTTGCGGCTGACCGCACGCGGTGCGCTGGTGATCAAAAGTTCCAGCAACTGAAAATCCCTGGCCGGCAGAAAATCTCTCTGGCCGTCCGGTTGCACGATTAAGCGGCTGTCGAGTTCAATCACCCGCCCGTTGCACGAAATTCGATGAAGCGCGGGATGCCGTTCGAAAACATGCTTGACGCGCAGCAGCAGCTCGCGCAGGTGAAACGGCTTCGGAATAAATTCTTCCGCCCCGATTTCAAAACCTTCCAAGCGGTTCTCAGCAGTGCCCAGTGCGGTCATGAACATGATCGGAACTGAAGAACTCGCTTTTATGTCGCGCGCAATCTCGAACCCCGAACCGTCCGGCAAACTGACGTCCAGTATGATCAAGTCCCAGAGGCTTTCGCCGAACCTCTTTAAGGCGCGCTGCTTCGTCTCCACCCACGAGACTTCGTAACCCTCGCGCTCCAGCCGGTCGCGCAGAGTTGCGCCCAGCGAGCGATCGTCTTCGACCAGCAAAATCGACTTCATGCCAGTTCGTGTCTCGGCTGTTCGGCCAGAACGGGTTGAGGCACACTCGGGATACTCAACTCGGCGACAAACCCGCCTTCACGTCCGGGCGCGAAATTCAAAGTCGCATCCATTCGTTTCGCCAGTTGCCCCGAGATGTAAAGGCCGACGCCACTGCCGCTGCCACGCGCGTGCCGTACGAACAGCTTTCCCAATTCCCGAAAGTCGCCCTGAAAACCGCAGCCGTTATCGGCGACACGCAAGGTCAGCCGGCCCGCGTCGCTCGGCTCGACCGTTATTCTGATCTCCGACGCTTCACCGTGCTTGACCGCGTTGTGAATCAGGTTGGTCAGCACACTGGTGAGTGCGCGGCTATCACCGCGCACCACGCCATCGCCTTTCTGAACGATCGACAGGTTGGGCCAGTGATAACGGAGCGCTTCCACTAATTGTCCGATGCGCACAGGCTCGTTCAGAAGCTTGCCAGTGGGAAGGCTGACCAAAAACAGAGAATTTTCCAGTTGTAGCTGCAAACGCAGCGTGTCCTGCAGCAGACGATCAAGCAGTGGATTCGGGTTCGCGCCAAAATCTTCTTTGAGGCTCTCGGCCTGCAAGCGGAGGCTCGCGAGGGCTGTCTTGGCATCGTGTGTGAATGCGGCGAAAAACTCTTCGACCTGCTCGTGTCGTTTCTGTTCCCGGCGCGCGTAGTAATAAAGCGCCAGGCCGCCGCCGATGAGCGATGCGATCAGAATGCCGCCCTCCCACAGAAGCATCCGATAATGGCTTTGTAGTTGATCAGCCTGCTCAACGTGAAACTGGTCCAGCAGGTTGAGTTGCCGCAACCCGAAAATCATCCACCACACGGCGAGCGTGACGGTGAAAGTGACCCAAAGAGCCACCAGCAGAATTTTGATTCGGTCGCGACCAGGTTTCATTTCTTTCTTTTCTCCCTCTCCCTCTGGGAGAGGGCTGGGGTGAGGGAGCGAAGCTTAGCGGTAAATAACAATATGAATCTAGTCCCAGGAATTTTGGGAGGCCCGCCGCTACTAAGCTCTCACCCTCTCCCTCTCCCAGAGGGAGAGGGAAAAGCCTCTTCAACCGCCTCACAAATCGCACGAGCGGATTTTTCCAACAGCTCATCAGTATGAGCCAGCGACATGAAACTTACCTCATAACCACTCGGCGCGAAGTAAACTCCACGACCCAGTGCGCCGTGAAAGATGCGCGCAAAGTTTTCAGCGTGATATGTCGGGATGTCTTCTAGCCGACGAATGACCTTATCAGTCTTCGCATGTAGCCAGAACAGAGAAGCCGCGCGCGTGATTTGCACCGGCAAGCCTCGTTCATCGAAGGTCGCATTCAGTTGATCGCAGAACTGCGCAGTTCGCTTTTCCAGCGTTTGAAAGGCGCCGACACGTTCAATCTTTTGCAGGGTCGTCAACCCGGCGCGCACACCAACAGGATTCGCGCTTAGTGTTCCGGCCTGATACACCGGTCCGGAAGGCGCGACCATCTCCATCAGATCGCGCCGCCCGCCGTACGCACCGACGGGAAATCCGCCGCCAATGACTTTGCCGTACGTCACGAGATCGGGTCGCATCCCCAGAACTTCCGCCATGCCGCCCATCCCCAAGCGAAAACCGGAGATGACTTCGTCGAAAATGACCAGCGCCCCATGCCGGCGCGCGAGGTTAACCGTTTCTTCTATGAATTCGCGCCGCTGAATCAACAGACCGTAATTCGCCGGCAGCGGTTCAAGAATCACCGCGGCTATTTCCGATCCGTGCGTGTCGAACACCGCGCGCACGCTCTCTTCTTCATCCAGCGACGCAACCAGCGTTTCGCTCGCAACATTTTTGGAAACGCCGGCGCTTGAGCTGGCGGCAACTCCGGCCAATCCACTTCCGGCTTTCACCAAAAGGGAATCGGCGTGGCCGTGATAGCAGCCTTCGAATTTCAGAATTCGCGAGCGCCCGGTCGCCGCCCGCGCTACGCGGAGCGCACTCATCACCGCTTCCGTGCCCGAAGAAACGAAGCGCAGCATCTCGGCCCAGGGCACACGCGAAGTAATCCATTCGGCCAGTTCCAGTGAGTAAGGCTCGCACGCGCCGAAGCTCCAGGCGGTGTCAATTGCTTCCTTCACAACTTCGGCGACATCCGGATCGCGATGACCGAGCATCAACGGCCCGAAGCTCTGACAGAAATCAATGTAGTCCTCACCCTCAACGGAAGTCAGAATCGCGCCCTGCGCGCTGCGGAAAAAGACGGGCGTTCCGCCAACGCTTTTGAAGGCACGCACGGGACTGTGTACGCCGCCGGGTGAAAGGCGCAGAGCACGTTCGAAGAGGTCGTGCGACGAATCAAGAACTGGTGCTGTTTGATGAGACGACATTATATGCCTTTTTCCCTCTTCCTCCGGGAGAGGGTTAGGGTGAGGGCTTAGCGTGCGGAAGCGTATACGTTACTTCTTCTTTCTTGTCGCGAGGCTGGGCCTCGCAACAAGAAGGGGCAGTCTCATGGTTTTAGTATCGCTAAGCTTC
The window above is part of the Pyrinomonadaceae bacterium genome. Proteins encoded here:
- a CDS encoding HAMP domain-containing sensor histidine kinase gives rise to the protein MKPGRDRIKILLVALWVTFTVTLAVWWMIFGLRQLNLLDQFHVEQADQLQSHYRMLLWEGGILIASLIGGGLALYYYARREQKRHEQVEEFFAAFTHDAKTALASLRLQAESLKEDFGANPNPLLDRLLQDTLRLQLQLENSLFLVSLPTGKLLNEPVRIGQLVEALRYHWPNLSIVQKGDGVVRGDSRALTSVLTNLIHNAVKHGEASEIRITVEPSDAGRLTLRVADNGCGFQGDFRELGKLFVRHARGSGSGVGLYISGQLAKRMDATLNFAPGREGGFVAELSIPSVPQPVLAEQPRHELA
- a CDS encoding uroporphyrinogen decarboxylase family protein, whose amino-acid sequence is MTGTLIHTSLQRDENARRKCLEPFERFSDTPLNRLDTATTGQDTSLKRGMNESQPVGPGALQLGNSRFHNALARVPQASPPIWLMRQAGRYHRHYQDLRRQFSFMDLCKQPELAAHVALGPVMDFDFDAAILFSDLLFPLEALGMGLQYTDAGPQLGWKLTPQTFGKLRAVDEAGPSLLFQGDAMRATRQLLPHDKSLIGFVGGPWTLFVYAVEGTHKNVVRAKQELQLFEKFCQTLVPLLIKNIELQLANGAELVMIFDTAAGELGSDVFKAEVVPQLERLTQRFPDRLGYYSKNTTREHLDHALFTNGGWAGIGVDHNWDLRDAFEQFPHGFIQGNFDQNLLLTSRDDFKRSLEQFLQPLLTHDRTGWICGLGHGVLPKTPEENVRHFVNTVREVLQ
- a CDS encoding glutamate-1-semialdehyde 2,1-aminomutase; this encodes MSSHQTAPVLDSSHDLFERALRLSPGGVHSPVRAFKSVGGTPVFFRSAQGAILTSVEGEDYIDFCQSFGPLMLGHRDPDVAEVVKEAIDTAWSFGACEPYSLELAEWITSRVPWAEMLRFVSSGTEAVMSALRVARAATGRSRILKFEGCYHGHADSLLVKAGSGLAGVAASSSAGVSKNVASETLVASLDEEESVRAVFDTHGSEIAAVILEPLPANYGLLIQRREFIEETVNLARRHGALVIFDEVISGFRLGMGGMAEVLGMRPDLVTYGKVIGGGFPVGAYGGRRDLMEMVAPSGPVYQAGTLSANPVGVRAGLTTLQKIERVGAFQTLEKRTAQFCDQLNATFDERGLPVQITRAASLFWLHAKTDKVIRRLEDIPTYHAENFARIFHGALGRGVYFAPSGYEVSFMSLAHTDELLEKSARAICEAVEEAFPSPSGRGRG
- the hemN gene encoding oxygen-independent coproporphyrinogen III oxidase, translated to MNDLFAKYDVPAPRYTSYPTVPFWSDTPTTEEWLTELSSAFADEQASWSLYLHLPFCETLCTFCACNTVITRNHQREIGYQELLLTEWNLYRNRVPKLRERSLLGIHLGGGTPTFFAPESLRQILKPILAETTIDPDRFEASVEVHPGHTTREHLKTLRELGFTRVSIGVQDFDPEVQRIVNRHQPYEVTKTCTDVARELGYTSINYDLIYGLPKQTIERFSESVDKTIDLRPDRIALYSFALVPWIKPAQRSYTDEDIPRAADKRALYEMARAKLQTAGYAEIGMDHFALPHDGMAQAQREGTLHRNFQGYTERRTDVLLGLGVSAISEAPTCFHQNEKAFPVYERRVSQGEIPTFRGHLLSEEDRELREQILEFMTRFEVELRERQPDDARQFLSSLISDGLVDVHGDRLRLTEQGRPFLRNACMFFDYRLRRQQPQARTFSQAV
- a CDS encoding response regulator transcription factor is translated as MKSILLVEDDRSLGATLRDRLEREGYEVSWVETKQRALKRFGESLWDLIILDVSLPDGSGFEIARDIKASSSVPIMFMTALGTAENRLEGFEIGAEEFIPKPFHLRELLLRVKHVFERHPALHRISCNGRVIELDSRLIVQPDGQRDFLPARDFQLLELLITSAPRAVSRNEIIDKLWGEDKLGNQRTVDNMIVHLRQSLGDEKSEFIRSVRGVGYQWNAQSEPRPVGIVGG